The genomic DNA TAAGGGGATAAATTCTCTTGTATATACAAATAAAAAGCTCCCTGCACATGCAGGGAGCTTTGCTTAATGCTTATTTATCTTCGTTGTGCCACTTGGCAGCAAGAAGCGTGTTGTTTAATACCATAGTAATAGTTAACGGACCAACTCCGCCCGGAACCGGTGTAATGTAGCTTGCAACTTCTTTCGCGCTTTCAAAGTCAACGTCTCCGACTAATTTTTCGTCAACGACTGTGTTGCCCACGTCGATTACGATTGCGCCTTCTTTTAAGTCAGCTCCTGTAATCAGTCCAGGCTTACCAACAGCACTTACGACAACGTCGAAGTTTTTAAGCTGTTCAACCATGTTCTGAGTACGTGAGTGCATCAGTGTTACTGTTGCGTTCTGATCAGTCAGTAATTTGGCAACCGGCTGACCGACGATGTGAGAGCGCCCGACAACTGCGACAGTTTTACCTTCAAGTGAACCAGTATGTTTTAGCAGTTCCATAACACCGAGCGGTGTACAAGGCACAAACGTACGCTGGCCTGTATACAGACGTCCGATATTAATCGGGCTGAAGCCGTCAACATCTTTATGCGGAGCGATTGCTTCAAGCACTTTATTCTCATCTACCTGATCAGGCAGTGGAACCTGAACAAGAATTCCATTTACTTTATCATCATTGTTAAGTTTTTCAACTGTTGCAAGAACTTCTTCTTCCGAAGTATCCTCATCAAGATGTACGATAGAAGACTCCATCCCGATTTTTTCAGCTGCTTTGTTTTTAGAACGGACGTAGCTTAATGAAGCACCGTCGTTTCCAACGATTACTACTGTAAGGTTTGGTACGATTCCCTGTGATTTTAATTTTTCAACTTCACTTTGTAATCCGGCACGGTAATCCTTGGCGATCTCACGGCCGTTTAATAATTCTGCAGTCATAAAAAAAATCCTCCC from Jeotgalicoccus saudimassiliensis includes the following:
- a CDS encoding bifunctional 5,10-methylenetetrahydrofolate dehydrogenase/5,10-methenyltetrahydrofolate cyclohydrolase, yielding MTAELLNGREIAKDYRAGLQSEVEKLKSQGIVPNLTVVIVGNDGASLSYVRSKNKAAEKIGMESSIVHLDEDTSEEEVLATVEKLNNDDKVNGILVQVPLPDQVDENKVLEAIAPHKDVDGFSPINIGRLYTGQRTFVPCTPLGVMELLKHTGSLEGKTVAVVGRSHIVGQPVAKLLTDQNATVTLMHSRTQNMVEQLKNFDVVVSAVGKPGLITGADLKEGAIVIDVGNTVVDEKLVGDVDFESAKEVASYITPVPGGVGPLTITMVLNNTLLAAKWHNEDK